One genomic window of Paenibacillus xylanilyticus includes the following:
- the pdxS gene encoding pyridoxal 5'-phosphate synthase lyase subunit PdxS, with translation MMQTGTDRVKRGMAEMQKGGVIMDVMNAEQAKIAEAAGATAVMALERVPSDIRAAGGVARMADPTIVEEVMKVVSIPVMAKARIGHYIEAKVLESLGVDYLDESEVLTPADEVFHIDKHEFTVPFVCGAKDLGEALRRIGEGASMIRTKGEPGTGNIVEAVRHMRLINSQIRKAQSMSKDELYAEAKNLGVSYELLLEVHENGKLPVVNFAAGGVATPADAALMMHLGADGVFVGSGIFKSDSPEKFARAIVEATTHYTDYKLIAEVSKNLGAPMKGIEISKLSADERMSDRGW, from the coding sequence ATCATGCAAACAGGTACAGATCGTGTTAAAAGAGGAATGGCTGAAATGCAAAAAGGTGGCGTCATCATGGACGTCATGAATGCGGAACAGGCTAAAATTGCGGAAGCAGCTGGGGCAACAGCTGTTATGGCTCTTGAGCGGGTACCTTCTGATATTCGCGCAGCTGGCGGTGTAGCTCGCATGGCAGATCCAACGATCGTTGAAGAGGTTATGAAAGTGGTATCCATTCCGGTGATGGCCAAAGCGCGTATCGGTCATTACATTGAAGCCAAAGTGCTTGAGTCCCTGGGCGTGGACTATCTCGATGAGAGTGAAGTACTGACACCTGCAGACGAAGTATTCCATATTGATAAACATGAGTTCACTGTACCATTTGTATGTGGAGCCAAAGATCTCGGAGAGGCTCTTCGCCGCATTGGTGAAGGCGCATCGATGATTCGTACCAAAGGTGAGCCGGGAACAGGCAATATTGTTGAAGCGGTTCGTCATATGCGTCTGATTAACAGCCAAATCCGCAAAGCCCAAAGCATGTCCAAGGACGAGTTGTATGCTGAAGCGAAAAACCTGGGTGTGTCTTATGAGCTTCTGCTCGAAGTACATGAGAACGGCAAGCTTCCAGTTGTTAACTTTGCTGCAGGTGGGGTAGCCACTCCGGCAGATGCTGCACTTATGATGCATTTGGGCGCAGACGGCGTATTCGTTGGATCCGGCATTTTCAAATCGGACAGCCCTGAGAAGTTCGCTCGTGCCATTGTTGAAGCGACAACACATTACACGGATTACAAACTGATTGCCGAAGTGTCCAAAAACCTGGGTGCCCCGATGAAAGGGATCGAGATTTCCAAACTGTCTGCGGATGAGCGTATGTCCGATCGCGGTTGGTAA
- a CDS encoding PLP-dependent aminotransferase family protein codes for MQFHLAYSSYLNRQYTKMKALYHAVRDAIHDGNLVYGEKLPSTRELAASYHISRGTVNQVYDTLTAQGYLQSEHGRGTFVAYQADFSNEDYPVKSCTHHLSAWGNRIQQLEQQTVQQSAQARDHSKENSEVIDFSKYQPDLSKFPYDEWNNRLYAEIRHREENVIHASASVSSTGDPKLREAIAAYLRRMRGIHVDADHIAVTAGSMQAIALLTQLLADPGDHVVTESPCYVGISQAIMASGAKLIEASLDGQGLVPQNWDARMLFVTPSRQFPTGEMLSLERRQTLLDWAHRRDAMIVEDDYDSEFRYRGMHVEPLKTLDKEGRVIYLGSFTKTLPFEVRLGYVVLPPTLADTFRKAQALYEPRPVNLIEQRALAAFMTSGQYERHLRRMNRLYSRKFHMLLKLLNQQLSTWFDWVENEAGLHVFGWWRGTASAYEAFRSSARSEGVRYSEVSSSTSDGIKVGIYLSFAHLSDAQIQEGVARLQKAVLV; via the coding sequence ATGCAATTTCATCTAGCGTACAGTTCATATTTGAACCGACAATATACCAAAATGAAGGCTCTCTATCATGCGGTTCGTGACGCTATTCATGATGGTAACCTCGTATACGGCGAAAAGTTACCTTCCACAAGGGAGTTAGCAGCGTCATATCACATATCCCGGGGAACCGTGAACCAAGTCTATGATACGTTAACTGCCCAAGGTTACCTTCAGTCAGAGCACGGCAGAGGTACCTTTGTTGCTTATCAAGCAGATTTTAGCAATGAGGATTACCCGGTAAAATCCTGTACTCATCATTTATCTGCTTGGGGAAATCGTATCCAGCAGCTTGAGCAGCAGACCGTCCAACAATCGGCACAAGCTCGTGATCACAGCAAAGAGAACAGCGAAGTGATCGACTTCAGCAAATATCAGCCCGATCTTTCCAAGTTCCCTTACGATGAATGGAATAATCGATTGTATGCAGAGATACGCCATCGTGAGGAGAACGTTATCCATGCTTCTGCCTCTGTTAGCTCAACAGGAGACCCGAAATTAAGAGAAGCCATTGCTGCCTACCTGCGGAGAATGCGGGGGATTCATGTTGATGCGGATCATATCGCCGTTACTGCAGGTTCCATGCAGGCTATAGCGCTGCTCACTCAATTGCTCGCAGACCCGGGCGACCATGTTGTGACAGAAAGCCCTTGTTATGTCGGGATTTCTCAAGCCATTATGGCTTCAGGCGCCAAGTTGATTGAAGCGAGTCTCGATGGTCAGGGACTGGTTCCTCAAAACTGGGATGCACGTATGCTGTTTGTCACGCCGTCAAGGCAATTTCCAACAGGCGAAATGCTTAGTCTTGAACGCAGACAAACCCTGCTGGACTGGGCACATCGCCGGGATGCCATGATTGTCGAGGATGATTACGACAGTGAGTTCCGATACCGCGGAATGCATGTTGAACCTCTGAAGACACTCGATAAAGAAGGACGCGTCATTTACCTTGGAAGCTTCACCAAAACATTGCCTTTTGAAGTCCGTCTGGGTTATGTAGTCCTTCCTCCCACCCTGGCAGACACGTTTAGAAAGGCCCAGGCTTTATATGAGCCAAGACCTGTCAATCTAATTGAACAGCGGGCGCTCGCCGCATTTATGACAAGTGGTCAGTATGAGCGCCATCTGCGCAGAATGAATCGTCTGTACAGCCGCAAGTTCCATATGTTACTTAAACTGTTGAATCAGCAGCTCTCTACATGGTTTGATTGGGTGGAAAATGAAGCGGGTCTGCACGTATTCGGCTGGTGGCGAGGTACAGCCTCAGCTTATGAAGCCTTTCGTTCATCTGCAAGATCAGAAGGGGTGCGCTACTCAGAAGTCAGCAGCTCAACATCGGATGGCATAAAGGTGGGTATTTATTTATCCTTTGCCCATTTGTCGGATGCACAGATCCAGGAAGGCGTAGCGAGATTACAAAAAGCTGTATTGGTCTAG